Part of the Neisseria leonii genome is shown below.
CACGGCCTCATCAATATCCGCCACGCCCACCCACGCGGTTTCCACCGTTTGCGGACGGGCAAACAGTTTGAGCGTGGCGGCGGTAATCACCCCCAGCGTCCCCTCGCTGCCGATAAACAGATGTTTTAAATCGTAGCCGCTGGTATTTTTGTGCAGGGGCGACAGATGGGAAACCAAAGTACCGTCGGGCAGCACCACTTCCAAACCCAGCACCAGATCACGCATGGTGCCGTAGCGCACAACATTCAGCCCGCCCGCATTACAGGCAATATTGCCGCCGATCTGGCACGAACCTTCGCTGGCCAGACTTAACGGGAACAGCCGTCCGGCCGCCTGCGCCGCCTGCTGTACGTCGTGCAGCACACAGCCTGCTTCTGCCGTCAGCGCATTATCGGCCACACTCACCTGACGGATACGGTTGAGCCGGCTCAAATTGAGCAGCACACCGCCCTCCGGCACTGCCCCGCCGCACAAACCGGTATTGCCGCCCTGCGGTGTTACGTTGATGCCGTGCGTGAAACAGTAGCGCATCAGTTTCTGTACCGATGCCACACTGTCGGGCACCACCATCACATCGGCACGGCCGGTGTAGCGGCCGCGCTGGTCGGTAAGCCATGCTTCGTTACTGCCGTATTCGTGCGCGGCCAGCAGGGCAAGCAGGCCGCTGCGCACTTGCGTATCCATCACTTCTCTCTGCGGTAAAAAAGCAATATTACTCCAAGCCCGGCACATCAAGCAAAAACGGCAGGCAAATAAAAACGGAGCCTGGCGGCTCCGTTTCTGCTGCAATAGCAGATTATTTGGAAGCAGCTTCGGAGGCGGCAGAAGCGGCAGCGGCTTCGGCAGATGCAGCAGCTTCAACAGCCTGCTCGGCCGCAGAAGCAGCCGATGCGGCATCGGCGGCAGCTTCGACATGAGCGGCAGCGGCAGAAGCGGCAGATGCAGCAGCCTCAGTAGCGGCAGAAGCGGCTTCGGAAGCAGCAGAAGCCGCTTCTTGGGCTTGCTGGGTTTGACCGCCACAAGCAGCCAGCAGCAGAGACATCATCGCGGCAGCCAACAGGGATTTTTTCATTTTAACACCTTCTTTGTGGAATAAAATAACAATCGGATCAGGGTAAATTGCTGCCGTCAATCATGACCGCCTGAGCGGTATACGGCAGGATTCATTGCTGAACGCTGTAATTATGCACCAAGCCCAAGCCGATAACAATCGGCACAACCTTTTCGGATTATTACTTTTCCATACCGAATCCGAAACTTCCCCCGCGCGGACGCTACTGCAAACCGCTGATCCAAAAATAATATTATGATTTTAATAAATTTTTAAAATATGCTTCCGTAACAGTCGTTTGATGCCTACATGACATTTTTTTGCCAGTCAGTCGCAAAAATGCAACATTTCCATGCTAAGGATAACGTATGCGGCAGGCAGCGTAGCTGTGCTACAATGGCCGCCTTCTGTTTCCGACCCACCCGCCCGAGGACGCACAATGAGCATTCAAAAAAATTCCGTGGTTACTCTGCATTATGAAATGTTTGATGCAGACGGCCGTTTAATCGACAAAACCGAAGAGCCGATTGCCTATCTGCACGGCGGCTATGACGGTATTTTCCCGTTGGTGGAAGAAGCCCTGCACGGGAAAAACACCGGCGACATTGTCGATGTTACCCTCCAACCGGACGATGCGTTCGGCGAACAGGATCCCGAACTGATCCGCATCGAAGCGGCCGATTCGTTTCCTGTCGAAGCCGAAGTGGGCATGATGTTTGAAGCGGATATGCCCGACGGCGATTTAGTCGTTTTCCGCGTTACCGATGTGGCCGACGGCAAAGTCGTCGTGGACGGCAACCACCCGCTGGCCGGCATGAAAATCCGCTTCAAAGCCACGGTTGAAGAAGTGCGCGATGCCGGCGAAGAGGAAATCGCCCACGGCCATGTACACGGTGCACACGGCCACCACCATTAAGCCGCTTGCGCACCAAAAAGGCCGTCTGAAAACGCACGCCGCCATCTGTTTGCTGTACAGAAACTGCGCTGCGGTTTGTTTTCAGACGGCCTTTTTGCGCCAAACGGCTTCTAGAAACCGTTTTCCATCAGAATCTGGCCGGGAATCCGGTTGCGGTGCATGGCAAACCCCATATCCAGCAAGGCTTGGAAGGTGTCTTTCACCATCGCCGGATTGCCGCAAATCATAAAGCGGGTATCTTCCGCAGTAAAAGGCCGCCCTGCCGCCCGGGCCAGACTGCCGTCTTTGAGCCGTTCGGGCAGCCGTTTGCCGCACAGCGCGCCTTCGGCCTGATCGCGGGTCAGCACGGGGATAAACGTGAGTTTGTGGAAATCGTCCTCAATCAGCGGGTGCTGCGCCAAAGCGGCAATATCGCGGTTGAACACCAATTCGTCGCGGTAGGATACCGAATGGACCAGGGTCAGGCTGTCGAAACGCTGCCATATCTGCGGCTGGCGCACCACCGACAAAAACGGCGCAATCCCCGAACCCGTGCTGAGCATGACCAAATCGCGGCCGTCGGCAAAACGCTCGGGCAGCAAAAAGCCCGTTGCTGTTTTATCGAGCAAAATCCGGTCGCCCGCCTGCAATTGCGCCAATCTGGCCGACATCGGGCCGTTTTCGATCAGCACGGCAAAGTACACCAACTCTTCATCATATTCGGCAGACACCACCGAATACGCCCGCCAGATATAGCCTTCGCCGTCGCGGAAACCCAAGCGGGAAAACTGCCCGGCGGCAAAGCGGTAGCTTTCGGGACGGCTGACGACAAAAGTCATCAACTTCGGTGTATGGCGTTCCACACGCAAAACGGTTTCTTCGGTGTATTTGGCTTCGGGGGAAGCGGTCATGGCTCGGCTTTCCTGAATGTTTAGGCAGAAAAATAGAGATGCTCGGTATAGACGGCGGACAGTAACAGCAATACTGCCAATACGGCCAGCCAAACCGCTATCCTTTTCCACGGCAGCGGCTCGTGCGCGCGGCGGAAACCGCCCGGCATCGGGCTGGCGATTCTCGGCGGCGGTGCGGGACGGCGGTGCGCGGCAATCCACGCATCGTGTTTCTGCCGCGCCGTTTCATCGCTCAAAACGGCATACGAGCGGTTGACAATGCTCATAATCCGCTCGGCCTGGGGGTGGCCGGGATTGCGGTCGGGGTGGTATTGGCGGCACAGGGCGCGGTAGGCCGCACGAATCTCTTTGGCCGACGCATCGGGCGGCACTTTCAGATTGTCGTAATGCGTGTGCAGCCGTTTGGCCATCATCAGCTTCCCGAACCGGTCATCAAGGCCGTCTGAAAACGGTTGGCACGCAACACGCTTGCTGTTTTCAGACGGCCTTTAAATGCAGACAGGCCTTACTTTTTCAACCGCCCGTGCAGTTCCTGCACGCTGTACACGCCCATGGCATTCAGGCTTTTCACGCCTTCGCTCATGGCTTCGCCGCCGGCGATGGTGGTGTATTGCGGCACGCGGGCGGTCAGCGCGGTGCGGCGGATGCTGTGGCTGTCGGCGACCGACTGCGCATCGCTGCCGACGGTGTTCACCACCAGCGCGATTTCGCCGTTTTTAATCGCATCGACAATATGCGGGCGGCCTTCCAAAACTTTATTCACCACCTGAACGGTGATGCCGTGTCCGGCCAGATAGGCCGCCGTGCCGCGCGTGGCGCACAGGCCGTAGCCCAAGGCTTGGAAGTTTTTCGCCGTCTGCACCACCAGCGGTTTGTCTTCGTCGCGCACGGCCAGGAAGACTTTACCCGTAGCAGGCATACGCTCGCCCGCAGCCAGCTGGGATTTCAGATAGGCTTCGCTGAATGTCGCACCCACGCCCATCACTTCGCCGGTGGAGCGCATTTCGGGGCCGAGAATGGTGTCCACGCCGGGAAATTTGATAAACGGGAACACGGCTTCTTTGACGGCGTAAAAATCGGGTACGACTTCTTTTTCCACGCCCTGCCCGCTCAGCGAAATACCCGCCATCGCACGTGCGCCCACTTTCGCCAGCGGCACGCCGGTGGCTTTGGATACGAACGGCACGGTGCGGCTGGCGCGCGGGTTCACTTCGAGTACGAACACCACGCCGTCCTGCACGGCAAACTGCACGTTCATCAGGCCGATCACGTCCAAAGCCTTGGCCATCGCCACTGTCTGACGGCGGATTTCGTCTTGGATTTCCGAGCTCAATGAATACGGCGGCAGCGAGCAGCCTGAATCGCCCGAGTGGATACCGGCCTGTTCAACGTGCTGCATGATGCCGCCGATGACAACGGTTTGGCCGTCTGAAACGCAGTCCACATCGACTTCAATCGCATTGTTCAGGAAGAAATCCAGCAAAACGGGGCTGTCTTCGGATACCTGCACCGCCTCGCGCATATAGGTTTTCAGCTGTTCGGCCGAATGCACCACCTGCATGGCGCGGCCGCCGAGTACATAGGACGGGCGCACCACCAGCGGATAGCCGATTTCTTCGGCTAACACCAAAGCCTCTTCTTCATTTCGCGCGGTGCGGTTCGGCGGCTGGCGCAGGCCCAAATCGTTGAGTACTTTCTGGAAACGTTCGCGGTCTTCGGCGGCATCGATCGAATCGGCGGACGTGCCGATGATGTTCACGCCGTTTTCCACCAAAGCATTCGCCAGTTTCAGCGGGGTTTGGCCGCCGTAATGCACAATCACGCCCCACGGGTTTTCGGTGCGCACGATTTCCAGCACGTCTTCCAGCGTCAGCGGCTCGAAGTAGAGGCGGTCGGAAGTATCGAAATCGGTGGACACGGTTTCGGGGTTGCAGTTGACCATAATGGTTTCAAAACCGCTTTCGCGCAGTGCCAGCGCGGCATGGACGCAGCAGTAGTCGAACTCGATGCC
Proteins encoded:
- a CDS encoding peptidylprolyl isomerase: MSIQKNSVVTLHYEMFDADGRLIDKTEEPIAYLHGGYDGIFPLVEEALHGKNTGDIVDVTLQPDDAFGEQDPELIRIEAADSFPVEAEVGMMFEADMPDGDLVVFRVTDVADGKVVVDGNHPLAGMKIRFKATVEEVRDAGEEEIAHGHVHGAHGHHH
- a CDS encoding ferredoxin--NADP reductase, translated to MTASPEAKYTEETVLRVERHTPKLMTFVVSRPESYRFAAGQFSRLGFRDGEGYIWRAYSVVSAEYDEELVYFAVLIENGPMSARLAQLQAGDRILLDKTATGFLLPERFADGRDLVMLSTGSGIAPFLSVVRQPQIWQRFDSLTLVHSVSYRDELVFNRDIAALAQHPLIEDDFHKLTFIPVLTRDQAEGALCGKRLPERLKDGSLARAAGRPFTAEDTRFMICGNPAMVKDTFQALLDMGFAMHRNRIPGQILMENGF
- a CDS encoding J domain-containing protein, producing the protein MMAKRLHTHYDNLKVPPDASAKEIRAAYRALCRQYHPDRNPGHPQAERIMSIVNRSYAVLSDETARQKHDAWIAAHRRPAPPPRIASPMPGGFRRAHEPLPWKRIAVWLAVLAVLLLLSAVYTEHLYFSA